A single region of the Brienomyrus brachyistius isolate T26 unplaced genomic scaffold, BBRACH_0.4 scaffold115, whole genome shotgun sequence genome encodes:
- the LOC125727739 gene encoding uncharacterized protein LOC125727739, with protein sequence MSIVKTTVNLQRIDWLLPKGAVSVRIAPEYIPGPVGRGQTSSSDAGRRKKCCTRPPAASSLTTSASPGSAAIPVATSRGQQGTGRRRNTAGGRSGRRRRYDQQKGLEPKPSSPTFSSSSFLFPSSAPSPFVSSPFLFMGSSVLSPHLVTPVSPAPHPYSAPGLVHLTPLLQAPAQAVAASSHLEKFYWLYNYYVTKYSKMTYDAKCFTEYWCQEFWNRHLNEINLAKQGKNEDNEGTHSTKRRRIDEDEFIFPIDALEQLSTMPRAQEMGVEMGYQSDAHSYISL encoded by the exons atgtccatcgtgaaaaccaccgtgaatctccagaggattgactggctgctgccgaaaggtgcagtcagtgtgcggatcgccccggaatacatccccggtccagttggccgag gacaaaccagttccagtgatgctggccgtcggaagaagtgctgcaccaggccgccggcagccagctccctgaccacgtctgcctctcctggatctgctgccatcccggtggcaaccagcaggggtcagcagggcacaggccgccgtagaaatacggcgggaggccggtcagggcgaagaaggaggtatgaccaacagaaggggttagagcctaagcccagctcaccaaccttctcctcctcttcatttttatttccgtcttcagccccctccccttttgtttcatccccatttctttttatgggctcctctgttttatccccacacttagtcacacctgtaagcccagctccacatccatattcagctccaggcctggttcatctgacccctctgcttcaggctccagcacaggctgtagccgcctcatctcacctggaaaaattctattggttgtataactattatgtaacaaagtactctaaaatgacctatgacgccaagtgctttactgagtactggtgtcaggagttttggaacagacatttaaatgaaattaacttagctaaacaggggaagaatgaggataatgagggtactcattcaaccaagaggcgtaggattgatgaagatgagttcatctttcctattgatgcactggagcagctaagtaccatgcccagggctcaggagatgggtgtggaaatgggctatcagtcagatgcacatagctacatttccctgtag